One bacterium genomic region harbors:
- a CDS encoding glycosyltransferase family 2 protein: MRVIALLATYNEERFIRDCLQNLIRQGAEIYLIDNSSEDQTVEIANQFLNRGLIGIEDLPRNGVFDLKPILKRKERLAQMLKADWFLHVDADEILLPPKKFRTLSDAFHEVERAGYNAVNFQEFTFIPTRESPEHDHPEFQTTMRWYYPFLPRFPHRVNAWKSQEARVNLAQSAGHKVRFPGLRLYPESFLMRHYLFLSIGHVLRKYGLRKYAETALRKGWHRSRVDWGHLTSVNIRLPSQTELRAYFSDDQLDPSNPWTRHFLSF, encoded by the coding sequence ATGCGAGTCATCGCTCTTCTGGCTACCTATAATGAAGAACGTTTCATCCGCGATTGTCTGCAAAATCTAATTCGCCAGGGTGCCGAAATTTACCTCATTGACAATAGTTCCGAGGATCAAACCGTGGAAATCGCGAATCAATTCCTCAATCGCGGTCTGATTGGAATCGAAGACTTGCCGCGAAACGGTGTATTTGACTTGAAACCTATTTTGAAACGCAAAGAAAGACTGGCCCAAATGCTAAAAGCGGACTGGTTCCTTCATGTGGATGCTGATGAAATTCTATTACCTCCGAAAAAGTTCCGTACGCTATCAGATGCATTTCATGAAGTGGAACGGGCAGGTTACAACGCTGTTAATTTTCAAGAATTCACATTTATTCCAACCAGAGAAAGTCCGGAACATGATCATCCCGAATTTCAAACAACAATGCGCTGGTATTATCCGTTCTTGCCTCGTTTCCCGCATCGTGTGAATGCATGGAAGAGTCAGGAGGCGCGTGTGAATCTTGCGCAATCGGCCGGACATAAAGTGAGGTTTCCCGGGTTGCGCCTGTATCCGGAGTCTTTCCTCATGCGCCATTATCTTTTTCTCAGTATTGGTCATGTTCTTCGCAAATACGGTCTCAGAAAATATGCTGAGACTGCATTGCGCAAAGGCTGGCACCGATCGCGCGTGGATTGGGGTCATCTTACTTCAGTGAACATACGTTTGCCTTCTCAGACAGAACTGCGAGCGTATTTTTCGGATGATCAACTGGATCCGTCAAACCCGTGGACGCGCCATTTTCTGTCATTTTAA
- a CDS encoding sulfotransferase, with the protein MTEMPNDKKFVFICGLHRSGTSILFQSLRDHPMISGFRNTGVYEDEGQFLQTVFQPARAYGGPGRFGFDPNSYLDEQSSVASKENSVRLFHDWARYWDLNKPVLLEKSPPNLVRTRFLQTLFPNSFFVVILRHPVAVSCAMKKWEMEDIETLLKHWIICYQVFDRDKEYLSKVHTIKYETLVNNPVAEFNRILDFLELPHHTVQTKIQSDLNAKYFQQWPPAERMKYSELETDVRNFGYSLIDLNFCESY; encoded by the coding sequence ATGACCGAGATGCCGAACGATAAGAAATTTGTTTTCATTTGCGGTCTTCACAGGAGTGGCACTTCCATTCTTTTTCAATCGCTGAGAGATCATCCGATGATCAGCGGCTTCAGAAACACAGGAGTTTATGAGGATGAAGGACAGTTTCTTCAAACGGTGTTCCAGCCGGCTCGTGCCTATGGTGGGCCGGGAAGGTTCGGATTCGATCCGAATTCGTATTTGGATGAACAGTCTTCTGTTGCATCGAAAGAAAACTCCGTGCGCTTATTTCACGACTGGGCCAGATACTGGGATTTGAATAAACCTGTCCTTCTGGAAAAATCTCCACCCAATCTGGTTCGCACCCGATTCTTACAGACTCTGTTTCCGAATTCTTTCTTTGTCGTCATCCTGAGACATCCGGTCGCTGTATCCTGCGCGATGAAAAAATGGGAAATGGAAGACATCGAAACTCTCTTGAAGCACTGGATCATCTGCTATCAAGTATTTGACAGAGATAAGGAGTATTTAAGTAAAGTTCACACTATCAAGTACGAAACACTTGTGAACAATCCTGTGGCTGAGTTCAACCGCATTCTCGATTTTCTTGAACTTCCTCACCACACGGTTCAAACGAAAATTCAAAGTGACCTGAACGCAAAATATTTTCAGCAGTGGCCACCCGCGGAACGGATGAAATACAGCGAGCTTGAAACGGATGTCAGAAACTTTGGATATAGCCTGATCGATTTGAACTTTTGTGAGTCTTATTAG
- a CDS encoding non-ribosomal peptide synthetase yields the protein MKHKRGEKYKVFDQVSESWLKGSVIDRFEEVVAEHGDRPAIDDGSLQLTYAELAKLVERIAAVVHATAGSQRGPVGVLLDQETRFPAALLGVLRARRPYVPLDASFPLKRNRQIAAHAGVIAMISSGNLLSLAQELAPSGVPVIDLDSLDNASTGSLPSRPNPDDLSYIIYTSGTTGKPKGVFFVHTNAVFVAADYADAACITCEDRVALVHSPSVAAAVRCMLPALLTGAALHVMAPRRLGASGLVAAIRNRRITVLNAVPRLFRHLVNALPPGERFESIRWVHLAGDRVVWSDVESFCRCFPGHAKLMVAMASTECATAISQWVVNGDRESIGPLVPVGRDLPHRKITLINEEGNQVPDGQAGEMIVTSQYLSGGYWKDPESTAGSFQCDPDDKTIRSFRTGDLARRRPDGLLEFLGRGDERVKLRGYRVELGEVEATLREIQGVDDAAVLICHRADGEALAIVAYITVCAHQKLTSDSILLELSDRLPQYMLPAAIYILDSMPLLPNYKIDRESLQKLDLAREWAVPQAPSAIASQLAAIFERVLDVSDVSSEDTVFSLGGDSLHASMIAVEIEKAFGFQISPDVVLATSGTIGGLAAWIVSQQEENA from the coding sequence TTGAAACACAAGCGGGGAGAAAAATACAAAGTGTTTGATCAAGTTAGCGAATCGTGGCTCAAAGGATCGGTGATTGATCGCTTTGAGGAAGTGGTTGCGGAGCATGGCGATCGGCCCGCGATTGATGATGGCTCGCTTCAATTGACTTATGCCGAATTGGCAAAGCTGGTGGAACGAATTGCAGCAGTGGTTCATGCGACCGCAGGTTCTCAACGAGGACCGGTGGGAGTTCTGCTGGATCAGGAAACACGTTTCCCGGCTGCCCTGCTTGGAGTATTGCGAGCAAGGCGCCCTTATGTTCCCTTGGACGCGAGTTTTCCACTAAAACGGAACCGTCAGATCGCTGCTCATGCTGGAGTGATCGCGATGATTTCATCCGGCAACCTGCTTTCTCTTGCGCAAGAGCTGGCGCCGTCCGGTGTGCCGGTCATTGATCTCGATTCGCTTGACAACGCTTCAACAGGTTCGCTGCCTTCACGACCGAATCCCGATGATTTGAGCTACATTATTTATACTTCTGGAACAACCGGCAAACCCAAAGGTGTTTTTTTCGTTCACACAAACGCAGTCTTCGTTGCGGCTGATTACGCCGATGCCGCGTGTATCACATGCGAAGATCGCGTCGCGCTTGTTCATTCGCCGAGCGTAGCTGCTGCTGTGCGTTGCATGTTGCCGGCATTGCTGACCGGCGCTGCTCTGCATGTGATGGCGCCGCGCCGTCTGGGCGCTTCGGGTCTTGTCGCAGCAATTCGCAACCGACGCATCACCGTGCTGAATGCAGTGCCACGACTCTTCCGTCATCTGGTGAATGCTCTTCCACCGGGAGAGCGTTTCGAAAGCATCCGGTGGGTTCATCTCGCGGGTGATCGGGTCGTATGGAGCGATGTGGAAAGCTTCTGCCGTTGCTTCCCCGGGCATGCAAAATTGATGGTGGCTATGGCATCCACTGAATGCGCAACGGCCATCTCTCAGTGGGTGGTCAATGGGGATCGGGAAAGCATCGGACCGCTTGTGCCAGTCGGACGTGATCTCCCGCATCGCAAGATTACTCTAATCAACGAAGAGGGAAACCAAGTTCCGGATGGACAGGCCGGCGAAATGATCGTGACAAGCCAGTATTTATCCGGCGGTTACTGGAAGGATCCAGAATCGACCGCTGGTTCGTTCCAGTGTGATCCGGATGACAAAACAATTCGCTCTTTTCGCACCGGAGATCTTGCGCGGCGAAGACCGGATGGACTGCTGGAGTTTCTGGGACGGGGCGATGAACGTGTGAAGTTGCGTGGCTATCGCGTTGAACTTGGCGAAGTTGAAGCAACCCTACGCGAAATCCAAGGCGTGGATGATGCTGCTGTTCTTATATGCCATCGCGCAGATGGTGAAGCGCTGGCCATTGTGGCCTATATCACGGTGTGCGCACATCAAAAACTAACATCGGACTCAATCTTGCTGGAACTTTCGGATAGACTTCCGCAATACATGCTTCCTGCTGCGATATACATTTTGGATTCGATGCCGCTGCTGCCAAACTACAAGATCGATCGCGAGAGTTTACAGAAACTGGATCTCGCTCGTGAGTGGGCTGTTCCTCAGGCTCCTTCTGCGATAGCGTCCCAACTTGCCGCAATATTCGAGCGCGTGCTGGATGTATCTGATGTTTCCTCTGAAGATACGGTCTTTTCACTCGGCGGTGATTCATTGCACGCATCCATGATTGCCGTGGAAATAGAAAAGGCATTCGGTTTTCAGATTTCTCCGGATGTTGTGCTGGCGACCAGCGGAACCATAGGCGGTCTTGCGGCATGGATCGTTTCGCAGCAAGAGGAGAATGCATGA
- a CDS encoding cupin domain-containing protein — protein MNIDAALSSQFSEKGFAGPIPILNREECRRALYLRNSGSGVYKGNAMVNYGFYEIACRADIIDLVRELIGEDIFLWGARIIHRNAGSAHPWHTDIECSGDSGKAVNVWIGLERTNEQTGLQLLSHSHTFGCTLQEVAHGAGKKRCEVTSEDILQWGKQRNSQSQLVRMEMHDGEALVMDGNLWHFSQNTMQEGTRVALLLQYASPDKTIRLPRQHSYEWPFQFSDERTPCILINGSDRFGFNQIASPAQPNPLWPNWIQKIESLSWVNKKPGWKSASISRSGIGALSKFNCHVSTLEEEKTPHPPHQHPEEELFLVLSGQVEIIRVNENQETTQERIGPGSFVYHAAYQRHTIRNAGPGRAMYLMFKWEGSPRPDQQERLQSSTFHVWEGRKWNRQGFRQIRMFHQPTLYLEKLHAHFSVLHPGTGYPAHRDPYHVAIVVLKGTVNTLDQEAGPGSVIFYHANEPHGMENHGASKASYLVFEFHE, from the coding sequence GTGAATATCGATGCGGCTCTTTCCAGCCAGTTTTCGGAGAAAGGTTTTGCCGGCCCCATTCCGATCTTAAACCGGGAAGAATGCAGGCGGGCGCTCTATCTTCGAAATAGCGGATCCGGTGTGTATAAGGGAAACGCAATGGTGAATTATGGCTTCTATGAGATCGCATGCAGAGCTGACATCATCGATCTGGTCCGAGAATTAATCGGAGAAGATATTTTTCTATGGGGCGCGCGAATCATTCATAGAAATGCCGGTTCCGCACATCCATGGCATACCGATATCGAATGCTCCGGCGATTCGGGTAAGGCGGTGAATGTGTGGATCGGACTCGAAAGAACAAATGAACAAACCGGACTTCAACTTCTTTCTCATTCTCATACGTTTGGCTGCACTCTGCAGGAAGTCGCTCATGGTGCAGGCAAAAAGCGGTGCGAAGTAACAAGCGAAGATATTCTTCAGTGGGGAAAGCAGCGGAATTCCCAAAGTCAATTGGTGCGAATGGAAATGCATGATGGAGAAGCGTTGGTCATGGATGGGAATCTCTGGCACTTTTCCCAGAACACGATGCAGGAAGGAACACGTGTCGCACTCCTTTTGCAATACGCTTCGCCCGACAAGACCATCCGTCTGCCACGACAACACAGTTATGAATGGCCTTTTCAGTTTTCAGATGAAAGGACTCCCTGCATCCTGATCAACGGATCCGATCGATTTGGATTCAATCAGATAGCATCGCCTGCACAACCAAACCCGTTGTGGCCGAACTGGATCCAGAAGATCGAATCGTTGTCATGGGTGAACAAAAAACCAGGCTGGAAAAGCGCCAGTATTTCCAGAAGCGGAATCGGAGCATTGAGTAAATTCAATTGCCACGTATCCACGCTCGAAGAGGAGAAGACGCCGCATCCGCCCCATCAGCATCCGGAAGAAGAGTTATTTCTTGTGCTGTCAGGTCAAGTGGAAATTATTCGTGTGAACGAGAACCAGGAAACAACACAAGAGCGGATCGGTCCCGGATCCTTCGTGTATCACGCCGCTTACCAGCGCCATACCATTCGCAATGCAGGTCCTGGCCGCGCGATGTATCTTATGTTCAAATGGGAGGGGTCGCCTCGACCCGATCAGCAAGAGCGCTTACAGTCATCCACATTTCACGTATGGGAAGGAAGAAAGTGGAACCGGCAGGGATTCAGACAGATTCGAATGTTTCATCAACCCACGTTGTACCTGGAAAAGTTGCACGCTCATTTTTCAGTTCTCCATCCTGGAACAGGATATCCTGCGCACAGGGATCCTTACCATGTTGCAATCGTTGTGCTGAAAGGAACAGTAAACACGCTGGATCAGGAAGCCGGACCAGGCAGCGTGATTTTTTATCATGCGAACGAACCACACGGCATGGAGAACCACGGCGCTTCAAAAGCGTCCTATCTGGTATTTGAGTTTCATGAATAG